A genomic window from Blastococcus saxobsidens DD2 includes:
- a CDS encoding zinc-binding dehydrogenase: MSESMLAGRLNVRTREFTVKEVPKPTPGPGEVLIKVAAAGICLSDVHLIEGELSPLFLSGDEVTLGHEVAGTVAALGAGVEEWSEGRRVLLQAGEEKAGWVHTRGVDYDGGWAEYALATAGTVVPIPDELPFEQACIVPDAVSTPWASIVRTAQVRPAQPVGVWGIGGLGAHAVQLLRLAGAAPIIAVDPVPAARQRALEFGADLALDPADDIATRVRELTGGAGLAFAFDFAGVAAVREQAVRCLERDGALVLVGLTDQPLSIRNGTQFSYFGQRILGHYGSEPGHVEELVALVRHHRLDLSRSISGTLPLTEAADGVQRLANKEGSPIRLVITP, encoded by the coding sequence ATGTCTGAATCGATGCTGGCCGGCCGGCTGAACGTCCGCACCCGCGAGTTCACGGTGAAGGAGGTCCCGAAGCCGACCCCCGGCCCCGGTGAGGTGCTGATCAAGGTGGCCGCCGCCGGCATCTGCCTGTCCGACGTGCACCTCATCGAGGGCGAGCTGTCGCCGCTGTTCCTGTCCGGCGACGAGGTGACGCTCGGGCACGAGGTGGCGGGTACGGTCGCGGCCCTCGGCGCCGGTGTCGAGGAGTGGAGCGAGGGCCGGCGGGTGCTGCTGCAGGCCGGCGAGGAGAAAGCCGGCTGGGTGCACACCCGCGGCGTCGACTACGACGGCGGCTGGGCGGAGTACGCGCTGGCGACCGCCGGCACCGTCGTCCCCATCCCCGACGAGCTGCCGTTCGAGCAGGCCTGCATCGTCCCCGACGCCGTCTCGACGCCCTGGGCCTCGATCGTGCGGACGGCACAGGTGCGACCCGCGCAGCCCGTGGGCGTCTGGGGCATCGGTGGGCTCGGTGCGCATGCGGTGCAGCTGCTGCGGCTGGCCGGGGCTGCGCCGATCATCGCCGTCGACCCGGTCCCCGCGGCCCGGCAGCGGGCGCTGGAGTTCGGCGCCGACCTGGCGCTGGACCCGGCCGACGACATCGCCACCCGGGTCCGCGAGCTCACCGGTGGGGCGGGCCTGGCGTTCGCCTTCGACTTCGCCGGTGTGGCGGCCGTGCGGGAGCAGGCGGTCCGCTGCCTGGAGCGCGACGGCGCGCTCGTGCTCGTCGGGCTGACCGACCAGCCGCTCAGCATCCGGAACGGCACACAGTTCAGCTACTTCGGGCAGCGGATCCTCGGCCACTACGGCTCCGAGCCCGGCCACGTCGAGGAGCTCGTCGCCCTGGTGCGGCACCACCGGCTCGACCTGTCCCGGTCCATCTCCGGCACGCTCCCCCTCACCGAGGCGGCCGACGGGGTGCAGCGGCTGGCGAACAAGGAGGGCAGCCCCATCCGCCTGGTGATCACGCCGTAG
- a CDS encoding acVLRF1 family peptidyl-tRNA hydrolase — protein sequence MTRPRPAPGGGRQLGVSPERLGRWLDGVASRHGAFTEVTPADDGLRIACADTTAVTLRAPFGWTPEPPLLAGFTAAAQRDRRAAVLLVRRGRWAVGVFDGDQLVVSKVDARQVQGRTAAGGWSQQRFARRRANQTDAVVGHAVETAARVLLPHAEGLAALFTGGDRGLVDDVLADPRLRPLAALRRDDAVDVGEPTKAVLLETPKQFRAVAVTIVEPGDRPA from the coding sequence GTGACCCGGCCACGACCGGCGCCCGGCGGTGGCCGGCAGCTCGGGGTGAGCCCCGAGCGGCTGGGCCGCTGGCTGGACGGCGTCGCCAGCCGGCACGGCGCCTTCACCGAAGTGACGCCGGCCGACGACGGGCTGCGCATCGCCTGCGCGGACACCACCGCCGTCACGCTGCGGGCCCCGTTCGGCTGGACGCCCGAACCGCCGCTGCTGGCCGGCTTCACCGCGGCCGCGCAGCGGGACCGGCGGGCCGCCGTGCTGCTCGTGCGGCGCGGCCGGTGGGCCGTCGGCGTCTTCGACGGCGACCAGCTGGTCGTGTCCAAGGTCGACGCCCGGCAGGTGCAGGGCCGGACGGCCGCCGGCGGCTGGTCGCAGCAGCGGTTCGCCCGCCGTCGGGCCAACCAGACCGACGCCGTGGTCGGCCACGCCGTGGAGACCGCCGCCCGGGTGCTGCTGCCACACGCCGAGGGGCTCGCGGCGCTGTTCACCGGCGGCGACCGCGGCCTGGTCGACGACGTCCTGGCCGACCCGCGGCTGCGCCCGCTGGCCGCCCTCCGGCGGGACGACGCCGTCGACGTGGGGGAGCCGACCAAGGCGGTGCTGCTGGAGACCCCCAAGCAGTTCCGCGCCGTCGCCGTCACCATCGTCGAACCGGGCGACCGCCCCGCCTAG